One window of Nicotiana tomentosiformis chromosome 11, ASM39032v3, whole genome shotgun sequence genomic DNA carries:
- the LOC138901760 gene encoding uncharacterized protein: protein MPSFAKYLKDLITKKRTTKNEVVNVTHRVSFIIARTIVKRKEDPGAFTIPCTIGLRDFARALFDNGASINLMPLVIYKQAGLGMPEPISMRLQMADCSIKRPMGIVDDVLVKV, encoded by the coding sequence aTGCCAAGTTTTGCTAAGTACTTGAAGGACTTGATCACTAAAAAGAGAACCACCAAGAATGAAGTGGTGAATGTGACTCACCGGGTTAGTTTCATCATTGCAAGAACCATCGTCAAAAGGAAAGAGGACCCAGGAGCCTTCACCATTCCATGCACTATTGGATTGCGCGATTTTGCACGAGCCCTTTTTGATAACGGGGCTAGCATCAACTTAATGCCTCTTGTTATTTACAAGCAAGCAGGATTAGGTATGCCTGAGCCTATaagtatgaggttgcaaatggctgACTGTTCAATAAAGCGACCGATGGGAATTGTTGATGATGTTCTTGTGAAAGTGTAG